In a single window of the Mucilaginibacter defluvii genome:
- a CDS encoding ATP-binding protein has protein sequence MHTITADQLKKIESLQTVPEDQLQWLIDQGQIQEYEPGERIFEAGSPLNITMIILEGSFRICMVQGGSIRELATLGEGSITGYLPFSRGKKLIGYGECVRRMTTLVCPAEKVQEAIKLHYELTEALVHIMTNRVRDFTALQQQNEKMMALGKLSAGLAHELNNPAAAIVRNTSALKEQLKQYPHIFKQIAAIKLKMSEVDPINVFIQDIINRPDKPVLSMLEKSAKEDEMMDWLEDHEVNSYEMAETLVDVGFAVNDLEKLRDQVAVDCVSPVLVWINNTLMTDKLVSDIEEASRRISELVTSVKNFTHMDMAADKQPVDIKEGIISTLKMMIYKIKKNNINMVKSFADDLPKVNARPGDLNQVWTNLIDNALDAMEGNNGGTLKISTQRDGAFVQIKITDDGPGIPEDIRSRIFDPFFTTKAMGKGTGMGLDVVNRIIQQHNGTIKVKSKPGETEFEVCLPLDQ, from the coding sequence ATGCACACTATAACTGCTGATCAGCTTAAAAAAATTGAAAGCCTGCAAACTGTTCCTGAGGATCAGTTGCAATGGCTTATAGACCAGGGCCAGATTCAGGAATATGAGCCCGGCGAGCGTATATTCGAGGCTGGCTCGCCGTTAAACATCACCATGATCATACTGGAAGGAAGTTTCAGGATATGTATGGTACAAGGCGGCAGCATACGCGAACTTGCCACACTTGGCGAAGGTTCTATAACCGGGTACCTCCCCTTTTCGCGCGGTAAAAAGCTGATAGGTTACGGTGAATGTGTGCGTAGGATGACTACACTGGTATGCCCGGCCGAGAAAGTGCAGGAAGCTATAAAATTGCACTATGAACTTACCGAAGCGCTTGTACATATCATGACCAACCGCGTGCGCGATTTTACTGCATTGCAACAGCAAAACGAAAAAATGATGGCACTGGGCAAGCTTTCGGCAGGCCTTGCACACGAGTTGAATAACCCGGCAGCGGCTATTGTACGCAATACATCTGCACTAAAAGAACAGTTAAAACAATATCCGCATATTTTTAAGCAGATAGCCGCCATTAAGCTGAAGATGAGCGAGGTTGACCCGATAAATGTTTTCATTCAGGATATCATCAACCGGCCGGATAAGCCGGTGCTGAGCATGCTCGAAAAATCAGCCAAGGAAGACGAAATGATGGACTGGCTTGAAGACCATGAGGTGAACAGCTATGAGATGGCAGAAACCTTAGTGGATGTGGGCTTCGCCGTTAACGACCTGGAAAAACTGCGTGACCAGGTTGCAGTTGATTGCGTTTCGCCGGTACTTGTGTGGATCAACAATACTTTGATGACAGACAAACTCGTGTCGGACATTGAAGAGGCATCCCGCAGGATAAGTGAGCTGGTAACATCCGTTAAGAACTTTACACACATGGACATGGCCGCCGACAAGCAGCCGGTTGATATAAAAGAGGGTATCATCAGCACTTTAAAAATGATGATCTACAAGATCAAGAAAAACAATATCAACATGGTTAAAAGCTTTGCTGACGACCTGCCGAAAGTTAATGCCCGGCCCGGCGACCTTAATCAGGTATGGACTAACCTGATAGACAACGCCCTTGACGCAATGGAAGGAAACAATGGCGGCACTCTGAAGATAAGCACGCAGCGCGACGGCGCTTTTGTGCAGATCAAGATCACCGATGACGGCCCGGGTATACCTGAGGATATCCGCAGCCGTATATTCGATCCGTTTTTTACCACTAAAGCTATGGGTAAGGGTACTGGTATGGGGCTCGATGTAGTTAACCGCATCATTCAGCAGCACAACGGCACCATCAAAGTAAAATCAAAGCCCGGCGAAACGGAATTTGAGGTTTGCCTGCCGTTAGATCAATAA
- a CDS encoding PAS domain-containing sensor histidine kinase, translating to MNFSVIDIESEMLRAVIDETPAPTALYTGANMLIKLANKAMLNVWQRDESITGMPFDTALPELDKRLLTSVLYHAYQNRQLVELKEQRIERVINYRPKAFYYNFTFKPLINSDGYVWGVLHTATDVTEQVESRFQLAEAEERLRLAIDSAGLGTWSIDATNMQVYPSARTKEFFGLKADEELLFNDALSRIGEMQRPLVVEAINKAFEQGGGCDMEYPITDPKTGRQRWVHSTGKLYYDTTGKPSNYSGIMIDITGRKQEEIRKNDFIAMVSHELKTPLTSIKSYIQISISKAKKLNEDFITGALTKADLQIVKMTKMIRGFLDLSKLESGKISLSPEVFDVSDLISEVVTESRFINSNHFIEIDRNDSVIINADRNKIAQVLDNLLSNAAKYSPLETEIYVNSVVSEHEVIISVADKGIGVKTQDLDKLFDRFYRADNEIMKTVAGFGIGLYIASEIVHLHHGKIWVESKEYEGATFYFSLPLNK from the coding sequence ATGAATTTTTCGGTTATAGACATAGAATCAGAAATGCTGCGTGCCGTTATCGACGAAACGCCTGCCCCTACTGCGCTCTACACCGGCGCAAATATGCTTATTAAACTGGCCAATAAGGCCATGCTTAATGTTTGGCAACGGGATGAAAGCATTACCGGGATGCCGTTTGATACCGCTTTACCCGAGCTTGATAAGCGGTTGCTAACCTCGGTACTTTACCATGCTTACCAAAACCGGCAATTGGTTGAATTGAAGGAGCAGCGTATTGAACGTGTTATAAACTACCGGCCAAAAGCGTTTTACTATAACTTTACCTTTAAGCCCCTTATTAACAGCGACGGTTATGTTTGGGGCGTGCTGCACACCGCTACTGATGTTACCGAACAGGTAGAGTCACGCTTTCAGCTGGCGGAGGCCGAAGAGCGGTTGCGACTGGCCATTGATTCGGCAGGCCTGGGTACCTGGAGTATTGATGCTACCAATATGCAGGTTTACCCGTCGGCACGAACAAAGGAGTTTTTTGGATTGAAGGCCGATGAAGAACTTTTGTTTAACGATGCCCTTAGCCGCATAGGCGAAATGCAACGCCCTTTAGTTGTTGAAGCAATAAATAAAGCATTTGAGCAAGGCGGCGGCTGCGACATGGAATACCCGATAACCGACCCCAAAACGGGCAGGCAGCGCTGGGTACACTCCACCGGAAAATTATATTACGATACTACCGGCAAGCCATCCAATTATTCGGGCATCATGATAGATATTACCGGGCGTAAGCAGGAAGAAATACGTAAGAATGATTTTATTGCGATGGTTAGCCATGAGTTGAAAACACCGCTTACTTCAATTAAATCGTACATCCAGATATCTATCAGCAAGGCAAAAAAACTTAATGAGGACTTTATTACCGGGGCGCTTACAAAAGCCGACCTACAAATTGTTAAAATGACTAAGATGATACGCGGTTTCCTTGATTTGTCGAAACTCGAATCAGGGAAGATCAGCTTATCGCCGGAAGTATTTGACGTCAGCGACCTCATCAGCGAAGTTGTAACCGAATCACGCTTTATCAACAGCAATCACTTTATCGAAATTGACCGCAACGACTCGGTCATCATAAACGCCGACCGTAACAAAATTGCGCAGGTACTTGATAACTTGCTAAGCAACGCCGCAAAGTATTCCCCGCTCGAAACGGAGATTTACGTAAATAGCGTGGTGAGCGAACACGAGGTAATCATATCGGTAGCCGATAAAGGCATCGGTGTAAAAACCCAGGATCTCGATAAACTTTTTGACCGCTTTTACCGTGCCGACAATGAAATTATGAAAACCGTTGCAGGGTTTGGTATTGGCCTCTACATAGCGTCCGAAATAGTGCACCTGCATCATGGTAAAATATGGGTGGAAAGCAAAGAATACGAGGGCGCCACTTTTTACTTTAGCCTGCCGTTGAATAAGTAA
- a CDS encoding FAD-dependent oxidoreductase produces MDQPIIFLIDDDPQVLRAINRDLRSKYRQDYRILSTSSANEALSSLRELKNKGEVVAAFISDQRMPEMQGVDFLTKAMVFFPDAKRVLLTAYSDTDAAIKAINDVKLDYYLTKPWDPPEEKLYPIIDDLLDDWQGSYRPDFKGIKVLGYQFSPQSHEVKEFLAGNLVPYQWVDMADEEGTRLCNVNNLQPKDFPVLIFEDGEVVKRPTIIDVASKIGLNPRVSNTVYDVAIVGAGPAGLAASVYGASEGLRTLLIERHAPGGQAGTSSRIENYLGFPSGLSGSDLTRRAITQATRFGTEFLSPQMVKEIRIKDGYKAIVLNDDTEINAKAIIITTGVDYRKLETKGVNNFTGAGIYYGAANTEALSCRDKQVFIVGGGNSAGQAAMYLSKFAKQVCIIIRREDLTSTMSAYLIEQINGVENICVKGCSEITEAKGDDKLRELNIKHLITGDVETVEADALYIFIGAKPYTEWLGTNIIKDNKGFVETGRELNRYDGFGKIWKMNRDPYLLETSTPGIFAAGDVRAGAMNRVASAVGEGSMAISFVHKYLAEV; encoded by the coding sequence ATGGATCAGCCGATAATATTTTTAATTGACGATGACCCGCAGGTTTTGCGGGCAATTAACCGAGACCTTCGCTCAAAATACCGCCAGGATTATCGCATACTCAGTACCTCATCAGCCAATGAAGCGCTGAGCAGCCTGCGCGAATTAAAAAACAAGGGCGAAGTTGTTGCCGCTTTTATATCAGACCAGCGCATGCCCGAAATGCAGGGCGTTGACTTTTTAACCAAGGCGATGGTGTTCTTCCCTGATGCTAAACGGGTATTACTTACCGCCTACTCCGATACTGACGCTGCCATAAAGGCCATTAACGATGTTAAGCTCGATTATTATCTCACCAAGCCATGGGATCCGCCTGAAGAAAAGCTTTACCCTATAATTGACGACCTGCTTGACGACTGGCAGGGCAGCTACCGCCCGGACTTTAAGGGCATAAAGGTTTTAGGCTACCAATTTTCGCCTCAATCGCACGAAGTGAAGGAATTTTTGGCGGGCAACCTGGTGCCCTATCAATGGGTGGATATGGCCGACGAGGAAGGTACACGCCTGTGTAACGTTAACAACCTGCAACCAAAGGATTTCCCGGTGCTTATATTTGAAGACGGCGAGGTGGTAAAACGCCCGACTATAATTGATGTAGCCTCAAAAATTGGTCTTAACCCACGCGTTAGCAATACCGTTTATGATGTAGCTATAGTTGGTGCCGGCCCTGCTGGTTTGGCAGCATCCGTATATGGCGCTTCTGAAGGTTTGCGCACCTTGCTTATTGAAAGGCATGCACCCGGTGGCCAGGCGGGTACAAGTTCACGCATAGAGAACTATCTTGGCTTTCCGAGCGGCCTGAGCGGCTCAGACCTAACCCGCCGCGCTATTACGCAAGCTACACGTTTTGGTACGGAATTTTTATCGCCGCAAATGGTAAAAGAAATACGGATTAAGGACGGTTACAAAGCCATTGTATTAAATGACGATACCGAAATCAACGCCAAAGCCATTATTATAACCACCGGCGTTGATTACCGCAAGCTGGAAACCAAAGGCGTTAATAACTTTACCGGCGCCGGTATTTATTATGGCGCGGCTAATACCGAAGCCCTCTCGTGCCGTGATAAGCAGGTGTTTATTGTTGGCGGCGGCAACTCTGCCGGGCAGGCAGCTATGTATCTCTCTAAATTTGCCAAGCAGGTTTGTATAATCATCCGCAGGGAAGATTTGACTTCCACCATGTCGGCCTACCTTATCGAGCAGATCAACGGTGTTGAAAACATATGCGTTAAAGGCTGCAGCGAAATAACTGAAGCTAAAGGCGATGATAAACTGCGTGAGCTTAACATAAAGCACTTAATTACAGGCGATGTGGAAACGGTTGAAGCGGATGCCCTTTATATTTTTATTGGCGCGAAACCTTATACAGAATGGCTGGGTACTAATATTATTAAAGATAATAAGGGCTTTGTTGAAACCGGGCGCGAACTTAACCGTTATGATGGTTTTGGTAAAATATGGAAAATGAACCGCGACCCATACCTGCTTGAAACAAGCACGCCCGGCATATTTGCCGCGGGCGACGTACGTGCCGGTGCCATGAACCGTGTTGCGTCAGCCGTGGGCGAAGGCTCAATGGCCATTAGCTTTGTACATAAATACCTGGCCGAAGTATAA
- a CDS encoding UBP-type zinc finger domain-containing protein, with translation MDQPTICNHISAVTKVTIGDDYVCDECIKNGGTWVHLRTCQTCGITLCCDASPYKHMTKHYHRSQHPVIASAEPGERWLWCYPDEVFTEY, from the coding sequence ATGGATCAACCAACTATATGCAACCATATCAGCGCCGTAACAAAAGTTACCATTGGCGATGATTATGTATGCGATGAATGTATAAAAAATGGCGGTACTTGGGTGCACCTGCGTACCTGCCAAACCTGTGGCATTACGCTTTGCTGCGATGCCTCACCTTATAAGCACATGACCAAGCATTACCACCGCTCGCAGCACCCGGTAATAGCATCGGCCGAGCCCGGCGAGCGCTGGCTATGGTGCTACCCTGACGAAGTATTTACCGAATATTAA
- a CDS encoding TfoX/Sxy family protein has translation MAANPLLLDLVRNSLFQSVTVMEKKMFGGVCFMVDDKMCVCVGDVYMMCRLDPDNYEHELQLPGVTQIVHGGRLMKGYVYVDEAVLNTQADVDSWVSKALAYNPAAKASKK, from the coding sequence ATGGCTGCAAATCCGTTATTACTTGATTTAGTGCGAAATTCGCTGTTTCAATCCGTTACCGTAATGGAAAAGAAAATGTTTGGCGGCGTGTGTTTCATGGTTGACGATAAGATGTGCGTTTGCGTGGGCGACGTTTATATGATGTGCCGGCTCGATCCGGATAATTATGAGCATGAACTGCAATTACCCGGTGTTACACAAATTGTACATGGCGGGCGTTTAATGAAGGGGTATGTTTATGTAGACGAAGCCGTATTGAACACCCAGGCCGATGTTGACTCATGGGTGAGCAAGGCACTGGCCTATAACCCGGCAGCCAAGGCATCAAAGAAATAG
- a CDS encoding response regulator transcription factor codes for MAFTDTNKIKILVVEDDPYMQIILNEFLSATYEVEITDNGMAALAFLQNGNIPNLILSDYNTPEITGLQLIEQVKASDFFKSIPIIILSGEESSEKRIRCLDSGADDFVVKPFNPAELAARIRVVLRRVERPL; via the coding sequence ATGGCATTTACTGATACTAATAAAATTAAAATACTTGTTGTTGAGGACGATCCGTACATGCAGATTATTCTGAACGAGTTTTTGAGTGCCACCTACGAAGTTGAAATAACCGACAACGGTATGGCAGCCCTTGCTTTTTTACAGAACGGCAATATCCCCAACCTTATTTTATCAGACTACAACACGCCCGAAATTACCGGTTTGCAACTGATTGAACAGGTAAAAGCGAGCGACTTTTTTAAATCGATACCGATCATCATTCTCTCGGGCGAGGAAAGCTCCGAGAAAAGGATCAGGTGCCTTGATAGCGGCGCTGACGATTTTGTTGTAAAACCTTTTAACCCTGCAGAGCTTGCTGCACGTATAAGGGTAGTATTAAGGCGCGTTGAGAGGCCATTGTAA
- a CDS encoding PAS domain S-box protein gives MNVSHFFFNAEQLGRLFPYYILISNQELKIDACGAALSNFITLPEFSNLAQYFTIADKPGDIINNHYLSSQIGRSLTLTPAGKPGLYIHGQLEYLKATDQFLFAGNSITGLPNEKSGNNADPVLKNKLDFYFDVLNEIPGEVVVFDTSHRYIFINQAAIRDTALRERMIGLRDEDFCWLTNRPESLARERRAHFNDVMQSHKLKTWEETIINRYGEELYKLRHMYPVLDHHGEVKFVVGYSFDITDRKKAEEQLLVSEKKYREQYNLSPALIYTHDLDGNILSVNPAIADTLGFEQDEVNGKNIAQYLPDTDSAKLEKLYLNKLKAKGHARGVFRAMHNDGKNIVYLFYQSYVAGADSNQPYIIGFSHDITDRINIEKELRKAKNATQSAAQAKSIFLANLSHEIRTPMNGVLGLNKLLAKTPLNEQQQGYVKLIAESADSLLAIVNDLLDLEKITSNNLEFESRPYNITNKLNRTLQLFQLKARQKNLELVLKNRLPEEFIVIGDESRFIQILSNLLSNAIKFTKTGAVTVSSSMLYNANDKVLLEFTVADTGIGISDDRLPYIFDPFMLTTSNMVRQQGGTGMGLAIVKSLVEMQGGHIKVNSKVNSGTEFTFSLTLKKGLVYTQRYNGNDNQYDPEKLKGKRVLVAEDVELNLFLVKTLLESWGCEVDSAEDGQKALQKASVNYYDVILMDIQMPEMDGLTATRQIRQLENPLYRDVPIIALTANALKGDGKYYANAGMNDCVTKPYSEEHLYEKIVETIAKDRARGTDAVFAKNNHVVINDTFVKEMPSQREEEKNADIPPNTPIQNTPLPMDTTVKLYDLSIIDSISKGNQAFNNKMIKMFCDVTAQDLSKIKEAAAVGDWQTVGSLAHKLKSTVGNMGVEILKDPVRDLEKHSAPDPHAKVAELEEKLILVSNQLKADYPEAFQ, from the coding sequence ATGAACGTATCGCACTTTTTTTTTAACGCAGAGCAGCTTGGCCGTTTGTTTCCTTATTACATATTGATAAGCAATCAGGAGCTAAAAATTGATGCGTGCGGCGCGGCGCTCAGCAACTTTATCACCCTGCCCGAATTCAGTAACTTGGCGCAATATTTTACTATTGCTGATAAGCCGGGCGATATAATTAACAATCATTACCTTTCATCCCAAATCGGCCGTTCATTAACCTTAACGCCCGCCGGAAAACCAGGCTTATATATACACGGGCAGCTGGAATATTTAAAGGCTACCGACCAGTTTTTGTTTGCCGGGAACAGTATTACCGGCTTACCTAATGAAAAATCGGGTAATAATGCCGACCCGGTGCTTAAAAACAAGCTCGACTTTTATTTTGATGTGCTGAATGAAATACCCGGCGAGGTTGTGGTGTTTGATACTTCGCACCGTTATATATTTATTAACCAGGCGGCTATACGTGATACCGCTTTGCGTGAGCGGATGATAGGCCTGCGTGATGAGGATTTTTGCTGGCTTACCAACCGGCCCGAAAGCCTTGCACGGGAACGGCGAGCGCACTTTAACGACGTGATGCAATCGCATAAGTTAAAAACCTGGGAAGAAACCATTATCAACAGGTATGGCGAGGAGCTTTACAAGCTTCGCCACATGTACCCGGTACTGGATCACCATGGCGAGGTAAAGTTTGTAGTTGGCTACAGCTTTGATATTACCGACCGTAAAAAAGCTGAAGAGCAGCTGCTTGTGAGTGAAAAGAAATACCGCGAGCAGTACAACTTAAGCCCGGCGCTTATCTATACGCATGATCTTGACGGCAACATACTCTCGGTAAACCCGGCAATTGCCGATACGCTTGGCTTTGAGCAGGACGAGGTAAACGGTAAAAACATTGCGCAGTACTTGCCTGACACCGATAGCGCTAAGCTCGAGAAGCTGTACCTGAATAAGCTGAAGGCCAAAGGCCATGCCCGCGGCGTTTTCAGAGCGATGCATAATGACGGTAAAAATATTGTTTATCTGTTTTATCAGAGTTATGTGGCAGGGGCCGACAGTAATCAGCCCTACATCATTGGTTTTTCGCATGACATTACCGACCGGATCAATATTGAAAAAGAACTCCGTAAGGCGAAAAATGCGACCCAGAGCGCGGCGCAGGCAAAAAGTATTTTCCTGGCCAATTTGAGCCATGAAATACGTACGCCAATGAATGGAGTGCTCGGCCTGAACAAACTCCTCGCAAAAACGCCTTTGAATGAGCAGCAGCAAGGCTATGTTAAGCTTATTGCCGAATCGGCAGATAGTTTATTGGCTATAGTAAATGATCTGCTCGACCTGGAAAAAATAACTTCAAACAACCTGGAGTTTGAGAGCCGCCCATATAACATCACCAACAAGCTTAACCGCACGCTGCAGTTATTTCAACTAAAAGCCCGGCAAAAAAATCTGGAGCTGGTGTTAAAAAACCGCCTGCCCGAAGAGTTTATCGTAATTGGTGACGAATCGCGCTTTATCCAGATATTATCAAACCTGCTGAGCAATGCCATTAAGTTCACAAAAACGGGAGCTGTAACCGTTTCTTCATCAATGCTTTATAATGCTAACGATAAGGTGTTGCTTGAGTTTACGGTAGCAGACACGGGCATTGGCATTAGCGACGACCGCTTGCCCTACATTTTCGATCCGTTTATGCTCACTACATCAAATATGGTAAGGCAGCAGGGTGGTACGGGTATGGGGCTTGCCATTGTGAAAAGCCTGGTTGAAATGCAGGGCGGCCACATCAAGGTAAACAGTAAAGTTAACTCGGGTACCGAGTTTACCTTCAGCCTTACCCTAAAAAAGGGGTTGGTATACACGCAGCGTTATAACGGGAATGATAACCAGTACGATCCGGAAAAGCTTAAAGGCAAACGTGTTTTGGTGGCCGAGGATGTTGAGTTGAACCTGTTCCTGGTAAAAACGCTGCTAGAGAGCTGGGGATGTGAGGTTGATTCGGCCGAAGATGGTCAGAAAGCCCTTCAAAAGGCCTCGGTTAATTATTATGATGTTATATTGATGGATATCCAGATGCCGGAGATGGATGGTTTAACCGCCACACGCCAGATCAGGCAGTTGGAGAACCCGCTCTATCGCGATGTACCGATTATAGCTCTTACCGCCAACGCGTTAAAGGGCGACGGAAAGTATTACGCTAACGCTGGTATGAATGATTGTGTTACAAAACCATATTCGGAAGAACATTTATACGAAAAAATAGTTGAAACTATAGCTAAAGACAGAGCGCGGGGGACGGATGCCGTTTTTGCAAAAAATAATCACGTTGTTATTAACGACACTTTTGTTAAGGAGATGCCATCACAGCGTGAGGAAGAAAAAAACGCAGATATACCCCCAAATACCCCTATACAAAATACCCCGCTACCCATGGATACCACAGTTAAGTTATACGATCTTTCTATCATCGATAGTATAAGCAAGGGCAACCAGGCTTTTAATAACAAGATGATCAAGATGTTTTGCGATGTAACCGCGCAGGATTTGAGCAAGATAAAAGAAGCCGCCGCGGTTGGCGACTGGCAAACCGTTGGTTCATTGGCGCACAAGCTAAAATCAACCGTGGGTAATATGGGAGTGGAGATTTTAAAGGATCCTGTGCGCGACCTTGAAAAACACTCCGCACCAGATCCGCATGCTAAGGTAGCTGAACTCGAAGAAAAACTAATTTTGGTAAGCAACCAGCTTAAAGCCGATTACCCCGAGGCCTTTCAATAA
- a CDS encoding glycosyltransferase family 2 protein, with protein MKSVFIPSYIKQYLVKDHSAENFERIRSAYKQLSKDVEPLISVVMPAYNEEENIVQTLASLCNNTTQWPVEILVVNNNSKDATEQLIKSCGVNYVLETTQGITPARNCGLGQARGKYILNADADTIYPKDWIEEMVKPLVNNNDVAITYGIFSFIPIGSTGRVTYYFYEWFAELSRFYNTKFKSEAVNVYGFNSGFRKEQGLQVDGFNHPPGTNEDGYLALKLTRKGFGKMHRVSSSNAIVWTTDRRIQIDGGLWKGTWKRLKRLLNIK; from the coding sequence ATGAAATCAGTTTTTATACCATCCTACATCAAGCAATATCTGGTAAAAGATCACTCGGCTGAAAATTTTGAGCGTATCCGCTCAGCGTACAAACAGCTTTCAAAAGATGTTGAGCCATTAATATCAGTTGTAATGCCTGCTTATAATGAGGAAGAGAACATTGTGCAAACACTGGCATCATTATGCAACAACACTACGCAATGGCCGGTTGAAATACTGGTGGTAAACAATAACTCCAAAGATGCTACCGAGCAGCTTATTAAAAGCTGTGGTGTTAACTATGTGCTCGAAACCACGCAAGGCATTACACCCGCCCGTAATTGTGGCCTGGGCCAGGCACGTGGCAAATATATTTTAAATGCCGATGCCGATACCATTTACCCAAAGGATTGGATTGAGGAGATGGTTAAGCCGCTTGTAAACAATAATGATGTCGCTATCACCTACGGTATATTCTCCTTTATCCCGATTGGCAGCACGGGCCGTGTTACCTATTACTTTTACGAATGGTTTGCCGAGCTGAGCCGTTTTTATAACACCAAATTTAAAAGTGAGGCTGTTAACGTGTACGGCTTCAATTCCGGTTTCCGTAAGGAGCAGGGGCTTCAGGTTGATGGCTTTAACCACCCGCCGGGCACTAACGAGGATGGCTACCTGGCACTTAAGCTAACGCGTAAAGGCTTTGGCAAAATGCACCGGGTATCAAGCTCAAACGCTATTGTTTGGACTACTGACAGGCGCATACAAATTGATGGCGGCCTTTGGAAGGGCACCTGGAAACGCCTTAAACGGCTTTTAAATATTAAATAG
- a CDS encoding DUF3575 domain-containing protein, translating into MMPFIKHFVRAVYLPLCFASIATVAQAQTVDYDGDNYLKINVPALALKNISLQYERPVGQQISVALNVRYAPTSDLPFKQAFKNIIDDDEVSKQIDGLRTGNFVIAPEFRYYTGGQAGRGFYIAPYVRYARYTAELPFRYDYNGTEKIFPLSGSLNAFSGGVMIGTQFKLSRLLYLDWWIIGGTYGTSSGRIDGRAPLDENEQQALRNELDEFKNGFIDTKYQVDQNGATVDLDGKWVTARLGLALGIRF; encoded by the coding sequence ATGATGCCTTTTATTAAACATTTTGTAAGGGCTGTATATCTTCCCTTATGTTTTGCTTCGATTGCCACGGTAGCTCAGGCCCAAACTGTTGACTACGATGGCGACAATTACTTAAAGATAAACGTGCCGGCGCTGGCATTAAAAAATATATCGCTGCAATACGAGCGGCCTGTAGGTCAGCAAATATCGGTAGCACTTAATGTGCGTTATGCGCCAACGTCTGATCTTCCTTTTAAACAGGCATTCAAGAACATTATTGATGACGATGAGGTGTCAAAGCAAATTGACGGGTTGCGTACCGGTAATTTTGTAATAGCGCCTGAATTCAGGTATTACACTGGCGGACAAGCCGGCCGCGGTTTTTATATTGCGCCCTACGTTAGATATGCGCGCTATACTGCCGAACTGCCTTTTAGGTACGACTACAATGGCACCGAGAAGATATTCCCGCTATCAGGCAGCCTTAACGCATTTTCGGGTGGTGTGATGATAGGCACGCAGTTTAAGCTAAGTCGTTTGCTTTATCTGGATTGGTGGATCATCGGCGGCACCTACGGAACATCGTCCGGCCGTATAGATGGACGCGCCCCGCTTGATGAAAACGAGCAACAAGCGCTGCGTAATGAGTTGGATGAGTTTAAGAACGGATTTATCGACACCAAATACCAGGTAGATCAAAACGGCGCTACGGTTGACCTTGACGGCAAGTGGGTAACCGCCCGCTTGGGATTGGCGCTGGGCATACGTTTTTAA